One stretch of Rhodothermia bacterium DNA includes these proteins:
- a CDS encoding response regulator — MNQKKRILIVEDEFITLDMLRDVLESAGYEISGDAMRAEEAIEILERFETDIAVLDINLKGGKNGIWLAEQIRKHYHIPFIFLTANSDSTTVERASNTNPYGYLVKPFTKADVFTAIEVALKNHQKEVNPLEITAYDKSIHGTLLISQHFFIKDNTSYKKIKISDITYIQSFKNYLELYLTSGRILVRTTLQKMLEMLPSESFKQVHRSFIVNIRFVEEINPNSISIGEHHIPISKSYREAFIEQFKFFE; from the coding sequence ATGAACCAAAAAAAACGTATCCTTATTGTAGAAGACGAGTTCATTACTTTAGATATGCTAAGGGATGTTCTGGAATCTGCTGGATATGAAATCTCAGGGGACGCCATGCGTGCTGAAGAAGCAATAGAAATTCTTGAACGTTTCGAGACCGATATTGCCGTATTGGATATAAACCTCAAAGGGGGGAAAAATGGTATTTGGCTTGCTGAACAAATCCGAAAACACTATCATATACCCTTTATCTTCCTAACAGCCAATAGTGATAGTACAACCGTAGAGCGAGCTTCTAACACCAATCCTTACGGCTACCTTGTAAAACCATTTACAAAGGCAGATGTTTTTACCGCCATCGAAGTTGCCCTAAAAAACCATCAGAAAGAGGTTAACCCCTTAGAAATTACAGCATACGATAAATCCATTCATGGTACATTGTTAATCAGTCAGCACTTTTTTATAAAAGACAACACCTCTTATAAAAAGATAAAGATTTCCGATATTACATACATTCAGTCTTTTAAAAATTATTTAGAACTATATCTTACAAGTGGCAGAATTTTGGTGCGTACAACCCTGCAAAAAATGCTTGAAATGTTGCCTTCGGAGTCTTTTAAACAGGTTCACCGTTCTTTTATTGTTAACATCCGCTTTGTGGAAGAAATCAACCCCAACAGCATTTCTATAGGCGAACACCACATTCCCATCAGCAAAAGTTATCGGGAAGCGTTTATTGAGCAATTTAAATTCTTCGAGTAA
- a CDS encoding family 10 glycosylhydrolase, producing the protein MIKARKIFQHTFIGCLLLLFLGNGIALAQLQSELRAVKITNVDSQVMFDDDRIAEAMDYLASIGVNTVVPVVWNANSANGDYPLYPSAVFEKYFGTKIHPRFEGRDVLERIIIEAHRNGMEVLPWFEMGFSTSYTQNGGHILQKYPDWALHDKSGKLVVKNGFDWMSNIHSGPQNLLLEMTEEIVSTYDVEGVEYSDRIPAMPYEGGYEPFTVSLYQKEHGGNSPPDDPKDPTWLRWRADKLNDWFQRVRVAVKKHGAYLTVAASPSLFPWSYMEYLQDSATWMKNGIVDEIIPQLYRYNITDYVKELNLSLPHYPDAPNGYYAGVLMKVGSYLISTEFLTKTIEANRARGVQGEVFFFYEGLRAQNNLLGNLLQKTAYNKPALVPARGGVVFRPPATFPEPLKPLSGNWQPLTTTGYKNKALFGSISTNAQLDYIFRIPFTAWFDVFVHQTPQTNQSRKALFSLKGAHEQVVKAFDQTDFGVKGWQKIGTVFLEKGERTVIRLEKGEASESTLVAGEAMVMINRRKSPDVLVNTHKEKPQNSISNTFFAFPNPTSGATTIRFSLDNGSPVQISVYDLTGRHLQNLLEGQFPAGTHEHLWTPTDRLPPGIYLIRLSTNQAMWQYKLLHLRP; encoded by the coding sequence ATGATAAAAGCACGTAAAATTTTCCAACACACCTTTATTGGGTGCTTGCTACTCCTGTTTTTGGGGAACGGAATCGCTCTGGCGCAACTGCAGAGTGAATTACGTGCCGTAAAGATCACAAATGTGGACAGTCAGGTAATGTTTGACGATGATCGAATTGCCGAAGCTATGGATTATTTAGCTTCAATTGGTGTCAATACCGTTGTACCCGTTGTGTGGAACGCCAATAGTGCCAATGGAGATTACCCACTCTACCCAAGTGCTGTTTTTGAAAAGTATTTTGGCACCAAAATCCACCCACGATTTGAAGGCCGCGATGTTTTGGAACGCATTATCATTGAAGCGCATCGCAATGGGATGGAGGTTTTGCCTTGGTTCGAGATGGGATTTTCTACTTCATATACACAAAATGGCGGACATATTTTGCAAAAATACCCAGACTGGGCCTTGCATGACAAAAGTGGCAAATTGGTGGTAAAAAATGGCTTCGATTGGATGAGCAACATTCATTCGGGGCCGCAAAACTTATTGCTTGAAATGACGGAAGAAATCGTTTCTACTTATGATGTAGAGGGTGTAGAGTACTCCGATCGTATTCCCGCGATGCCCTATGAAGGTGGTTACGAGCCTTTTACCGTCTCATTGTACCAGAAAGAACACGGCGGAAATAGTCCTCCGGATGATCCAAAAGACCCGACGTGGTTACGTTGGCGTGCCGATAAACTGAACGATTGGTTCCAGCGTGTGCGTGTGGCGGTCAAAAAGCACGGTGCTTACCTCACGGTTGCGGCAAGCCCCAGTTTATTTCCGTGGTCATATATGGAGTACCTCCAAGACTCCGCAACTTGGATGAAAAATGGCATCGTTGATGAGATCATTCCCCAACTCTACCGATACAATATAACAGACTATGTGAAGGAACTTAATCTTTCGCTACCACATTACCCAGATGCACCCAATGGATATTATGCAGGTGTCCTTATGAAGGTAGGCTCATATCTAATATCCACAGAATTTCTCACGAAAACCATCGAAGCAAATCGGGCAAGAGGAGTTCAAGGAGAAGTATTTTTCTTTTACGAAGGGCTACGGGCACAAAACAATCTTCTTGGAAATTTGCTCCAAAAAACCGCTTACAACAAACCCGCACTCGTTCCAGCAAGGGGCGGAGTGGTGTTCCGCCCTCCAGCCACCTTCCCTGAACCCCTAAAACCCCTGAGCGGAAATTGGCAACCATTAACCACGACAGGGTACAAAAACAAGGCCCTTTTTGGCTCCATTTCCACGAATGCGCAACTTGATTACATCTTCAGAATCCCATTTACGGCATGGTTCGATGTTTTTGTCCATCAAACACCCCAGACGAACCAAAGCAGAAAAGCCCTTTTTAGCCTTAAAGGCGCACATGAGCAGGTGGTGAAAGCGTTTGACCAAACCGATTTTGGCGTAAAAGGTTGGCAAAAAATTGGAACCGTGTTTTTAGAAAAAGGAGAACGTACTGTTATTCGCTTAGAAAAAGGTGAAGCATCTGAAAGTACGCTTGTTGCTGGTGAAGCAATGGTCATGATTAACCGCAGGAAATCGCCAGATGTTTTGGTAAACACCCACAAGGAAAAACCCCAAAACAGCATTTCCAATACTTTTTTTGCTTTTCCAAATCCGACATCTGGTGCTACAACCATCAGATTTAGCCTTGATAACGGAAGTCCTGTGCAGATTTCGGTTTATGACCTTACGGGGAGGCATCTGCAAAACCTGCTTGAGGGTCAATTTCCTGCAGGAACGCATGAACACCTTTGGACACCAACTGATCGTCTTCCGCCTGGCATCTACCTGATTCGCCTCTCCACAAACCAAGCAATGTGGCAATATAAATTGCTTCATCTACGTCCATAA